A region from the Desulfuromonadaceae bacterium genome encodes:
- the cas1e gene encoding type I-E CRISPR-associated endonuclease Cas1e: protein MAEPILPPLKPIPMKDRVSVMFVEKGQHDVLDGAFVLVDKTGVRTHIPVGGVACLMLEPGTRVSHAAAVLASRVGCLLVWVGEGGVRLYAAGQPGGARADRLLYQAKLALDDAARLKVVRKMYAIRFREEPPARRSVEQLRGIEGVRVRKMYELLARQYGVVWKRRNYDHSTWESGDIPNRCLSSATACLYGITEAAILAAGYAPAIGFIHTGKPQSFVYDIADIFKFDTVVPVAFRIAAKNPYNPEREVRIACRDAFRQTKLLKQIIPKIEEVLAAGEIERPSAHSEAVNIAIPNKEGVGDAGHRG, encoded by the coding sequence ATGGCCGAACCGATATTGCCACCACTCAAGCCGATCCCGATGAAAGACCGGGTGTCAGTAATGTTTGTCGAAAAAGGGCAGCACGATGTACTCGACGGGGCTTTTGTGCTGGTTGACAAGACCGGCGTGCGTACTCACATTCCCGTTGGTGGGGTCGCCTGTCTGATGCTGGAGCCTGGCACCAGAGTTTCGCACGCAGCCGCAGTCTTGGCATCCCGGGTTGGGTGTTTGCTAGTCTGGGTTGGTGAGGGCGGGGTGCGGCTTTATGCCGCCGGTCAGCCGGGCGGCGCACGCGCTGATCGTTTGCTTTATCAGGCCAAATTGGCACTGGATGATGCTGCGCGCCTGAAGGTCGTGCGCAAAATGTACGCTATTCGTTTTCGCGAAGAACCGCCCGCACGGCGCAGTGTCGAGCAGTTACGCGGCATTGAGGGGGTGCGGGTGCGTAAGATGTACGAACTGCTCGCGCGGCAGTATGGTGTGGTCTGGAAACGGCGCAATTATGACCATTCGACCTGGGAGAGCGGCGATATCCCCAATCGCTGTCTGTCATCGGCGACCGCCTGCCTCTATGGCATCACCGAGGCCGCCATTTTAGCCGCAGGCTATGCCCCGGCGATTGGCTTTATCCACACCGGCAAGCCACAGTCCTTTGTTTACGATATTGCCGACATCTTCAAATTCGATACGGTCGTGCCTGTTGCCTTCCGGATTGCCGCGAAAAATCCGTATAACCCGGAACGGGAAGTGCGGATTGCCTGTCGGGACGCCTTTCGGCAGACTAAATTGCTCAAGCAGATTATTCCGAAGATTGAAGAGGTTTTGGCGGCGGGAGAAATTGAGAGACCCAGTGCCCATAGCGAGGCCGTTAATATCGCCATTCCCAACAAGGAAGGAGTTGGTGATGCTGGTCATCGTGGTTGA
- a CDS encoding helicase RepA family protein, whose protein sequence is MTYLPPGYTPDFETDPEGFAVHQAMQLSAPPDDHAAPVKSERRKLAFTDLAETIDSPVIFDWLIDELIEAETTGAIFGASTAGKSFFAVDLAAAVATGGEFLGHRVMKQGPVIYLALEGARGIPRRFKACYAHRGEDYQTGQVFCCSGPLTFDRASTAELIGAIEAASIPPVLIVIDTLARSFAGNENDAGDMMRFINSVDEIRNHFTATMLIIHHTGHGAETSGRARGSSTFRAAMDFEILIDKNANTVTFTKMKDAETPPPMSYRLESHEDSAVFVCDGTASPHAGGPRLSAGEQLGIDTLASIPQPAHLDDWRQAFYARSTADSLDGKRQAFHRARTGLQHKGTITVNDDHYSLSERDNRDTPIPPVTLSRYDSDRDAVTCHAPVTVVTHDDDLLNVDFER, encoded by the coding sequence ATGACATATCTACCGCCGGGCTACACCCCAGACTTCGAGACCGACCCTGAAGGGTTCGCCGTTCATCAGGCCATGCAACTATCAGCACCGCCAGACGATCACGCCGCACCGGTCAAATCTGAGCGCCGAAAATTAGCCTTCACCGATCTTGCCGAGACAATCGACAGCCCGGTTATTTTTGACTGGTTAATCGACGAACTCATTGAGGCAGAAACCACCGGCGCGATATTCGGAGCCAGCACAGCCGGAAAATCTTTTTTCGCCGTTGACCTCGCGGCTGCAGTGGCAACCGGCGGTGAATTTCTCGGCCACCGTGTCATGAAACAAGGGCCGGTCATTTATCTGGCCCTTGAGGGCGCAAGAGGGATTCCGCGCCGATTTAAAGCTTGCTATGCCCACCGTGGCGAAGACTACCAAACAGGGCAAGTTTTTTGTTGTTCCGGGCCGTTAACCTTTGACCGGGCAAGTACCGCCGAGCTGATCGGCGCAATTGAGGCCGCAAGTATTCCGCCGGTGCTGATCGTTATCGACACTTTGGCGCGATCGTTTGCCGGCAACGAGAACGACGCCGGAGACATGATGCGCTTCATCAATTCGGTCGACGAAATCCGCAACCACTTCACGGCGACGATGTTGATTATTCATCACACGGGGCACGGCGCTGAAACATCTGGACGCGCACGCGGTTCAAGTACGTTTCGTGCCGCCATGGATTTTGAAATTTTGATCGACAAGAACGCCAACACCGTGACCTTCACAAAAATGAAAGACGCCGAGACACCGCCGCCGATGAGCTACCGCCTTGAGAGCCACGAAGATTCAGCAGTTTTTGTTTGTGACGGAACCGCCTCACCTCATGCCGGAGGGCCACGGTTATCAGCTGGCGAGCAGTTGGGTATCGATACGCTGGCGAGCATTCCACAACCGGCCCACCTTGATGACTGGCGACAAGCGTTTTATGCGAGAAGCACCGCCGACAGTTTGGACGGAAAGCGACAAGCATTTCACCGAGCAAGAACAGGTCTACAGCACAAGGGAACGATCACCGTCAACGACGATCATTATTCATTATCAGAGCGTGACAACCGTGACACCCCTATACCCCCTGTCACGCTGTCACGCTACGATTCAGACCGTGACGCCGTGACTTGTCACGCTCCTGTCACGGTTGTCACGCATGATGATGACCTTCTAAACGTCGATTTTGAGAGGTGA
- the cas2 gene encoding type I-E CRISPR-associated endoribonuclease Cas2 yields MLVIVVENAPPRLRGRLALWMLEVRAGVYVGKVSRRIREMIWDTIEKGLDEGNAVMVWDSNTESGFDFLTLGTNRRIPKEMDGLKLVSFLPEGGMVEKGNTD; encoded by the coding sequence ATGCTGGTCATCGTGGTTGAGAACGCGCCGCCGCGATTACGCGGCCGACTGGCTCTTTGGATGCTGGAAGTACGCGCAGGGGTTTATGTCGGCAAGGTTTCGCGGCGGATCAGGGAGATGATTTGGGATACGATTGAAAAAGGTCTTGACGAAGGTAATGCCGTGATGGTTTGGGATTCGAATACAGAATCCGGTTTCGACTTCTTAACCTTGGGGACAAACCGGCGGATTCCGAAAGAAATGGATGGTCTAAAACTTGTTTCTTTTCTCCCAGAAGGTGGGATGGTAGAAAAGGGAAATACTGATTAA
- the cas6e gene encoding type I-E CRISPR-associated protein Cas6/Cse3/CasE codes for MYFSMIKLRRDVSPRDITELTRMNGYQAHQMIWNLFADRPDRQRDFIYRYEAVNGWPTFYTVSKREPVDASGMWEILPKEYTPQLRAGLRLGFTACVNPIRSRRDENGRQQRHDVVMEEKLQLKSDGKDFDLPEIVQNIGMRWLDERSATYGFNISKEGIRVDGYRQHKLFKGRNDKPITFSTLDFNGILTVTDPAVFVEKCLFDGIGPAKGFGCGLMLVRRV; via the coding sequence ATGTACTTCAGTATGATCAAGCTCCGGCGGGATGTTTCCCCGCGTGACATAACTGAGCTGACTAGAATGAACGGATACCAGGCGCATCAAATGATCTGGAATCTGTTTGCCGACCGGCCCGATCGGCAACGGGATTTTATCTATCGCTATGAAGCGGTCAATGGCTGGCCAACCTTCTATACGGTTTCAAAACGCGAGCCGGTTGATGCTTCCGGGATGTGGGAAATACTGCCAAAGGAATACACGCCCCAACTTCGGGCCGGTCTGCGCCTTGGTTTTACCGCATGCGTTAATCCAATCCGCTCACGTCGAGATGAAAACGGCAGACAACAGCGTCATGACGTGGTGATGGAGGAGAAGCTGCAACTAAAGAGCGATGGGAAGGACTTTGATCTGCCAGAAATTGTTCAGAATATCGGCATGCGGTGGCTGGATGAAAGATCTGCCACCTATGGATTCAATATTTCAAAGGAAGGAATCAGGGTTGATGGCTACCGGCAGCACAAGTTGTTCAAAGGAAGGAACGACAAACCCATAACTTTCAGTACGCTGGATTTTAACGGCATTTTGACGGTCACCGATCCGGCTGTTTTTGTGGAGAAGTGTTTGTTTGACGGCATAGGCCCGGCCAAAGGTTTTGGCTGTGGGTTGATGCTAGTTCGGCGGGTTTAA
- the cas5e gene encoding type I-E CRISPR-associated protein Cas5/CasD has translation MRDYLLFRLYGPLAAWGDIAVGEYRPSFAHPSKSAIIGLLAAALGIRRDEEDRQRALAESCSFAVRVDSMGVLLRDYHTTQVPSVKKGVVHYTRRSELAADKLNTILSSRDYRCDAAYTVAITVTEGSLHTVQQLAIALGKPVFALYLGRKSCPLALPLQPQVVNAATLREALESIPTAEEFSEIIQKGAVTVFWEDDKSSGLERQQSITRRDELRSRKRWQFSERQENCGILRKGEEPCTSV, from the coding sequence ATGCGCGATTATTTGCTTTTCCGCCTGTATGGGCCGCTGGCCGCGTGGGGTGATATTGCCGTGGGTGAGTATCGCCCCAGCTTCGCCCATCCCAGCAAATCGGCCATTATCGGGCTTTTAGCTGCTGCTCTTGGTATCCGCCGTGATGAGGAAGACCGCCAGAGAGCTCTGGCCGAATCCTGTTCCTTTGCCGTCAGGGTTGATTCCATGGGAGTGCTTTTGCGTGACTATCACACAACTCAGGTCCCTTCTGTCAAGAAAGGAGTTGTGCACTACACCCGGCGTTCCGAGTTGGCAGCGGATAAACTCAATACTATTCTTTCCAGTCGCGATTACCGTTGTGACGCTGCCTATACGGTGGCCATTACAGTAACAGAGGGTTCACTTCACACTGTCCAACAATTGGCAATTGCTCTGGGAAAACCGGTCTTTGCCCTTTATCTGGGACGCAAGTCATGTCCGCTTGCCCTGCCATTACAGCCACAGGTTGTCAACGCGGCAACATTGCGCGAGGCTCTAGAGTCAATACCCACGGCCGAAGAGTTCTCGGAAATAATTCAGAAAGGTGCTGTCACAGTTTTCTGGGAAGATGACAAGTCGAGCGGGCTTGAACGGCAGCAATCTATAACCCGGCGTGACGAACTGCGATCACGCAAGCGCTGGCAGTTTAGTGAGCGACAAGAAAACTGCGGTATTCTGCGGAAGGGGGAAGAACCATGTACTTCAGTATGA
- a CDS encoding site-specific integrase produces the protein MVFSEYTPFFILSGTHREFFFEGNSLDMKAKIDKKLLKNLSPNATLIDIYDTGHPGLVLRVLPSGTMTYFLVYHIDGRKRRMKIGNAATMTPTQARDVCRIKAAEVAFGGDPGKDLLLKRTERVEAKGKTVGGYFELTYKPMIEERDKSGKATAARIKACFEQDFFNKALSEVTPLMIHAWRKKRLASVTPHTVNRDENAFKAMLANAAEMGKIAKSPLAGMKKIKCADNSRVRYLSKDEQDRLHAALDQRERNAIDARHRLNEWRRQRNLDPLPAFPEAGFIDHLQPIIILAMNTGLRRGELFSLLWSDLDLINNSLTVRAAAAKGARKRHVPLNKTARAMLKRWGKDKDTSGLVFPGKGGKRLDNISTSWSNLLTAAQIDGFNFHDLRHHFATMTLKAGCDIVTLSKLLGHKTLEMTLRYAHVTDEAAVSAVDRLAEGGV, from the coding sequence TTGGTGTTTTCTGAATATACACCGTTTTTTATTCTCTCCGGAACACATAGGGAATTTTTTTTTGAAGGGAATAGCCTTGATATGAAAGCGAAAATTGACAAAAAACTGTTAAAAAACCTGTCTCCAAATGCCACTTTGATCGATATTTACGACACAGGACACCCCGGATTAGTATTGCGGGTACTCCCAAGCGGCACCATGACTTATTTTTTAGTTTACCATATTGATGGCCGTAAACGCCGAATGAAGATCGGGAACGCGGCAACGATGACCCCCACGCAAGCGCGTGACGTTTGCCGAATCAAGGCCGCAGAAGTAGCCTTTGGCGGTGACCCCGGAAAAGACCTCCTCCTGAAACGCACAGAACGCGTTGAAGCAAAAGGAAAGACCGTTGGCGGATACTTTGAGCTGACATATAAACCAATGATCGAAGAGCGAGACAAAAGCGGAAAAGCAACCGCCGCAAGAATCAAGGCTTGCTTTGAACAGGATTTTTTCAATAAAGCACTCTCGGAAGTTACGCCACTTATGATTCATGCGTGGAGAAAAAAACGCTTGGCCTCCGTGACCCCGCACACAGTGAACCGCGACGAAAACGCATTTAAAGCGATGCTGGCCAACGCCGCTGAAATGGGCAAGATCGCCAAGTCACCGTTGGCGGGAATGAAAAAAATAAAGTGCGCCGACAATAGCCGCGTGCGGTACCTGTCCAAAGATGAACAAGACCGCCTTCACGCTGCCCTTGATCAACGCGAGCGAAACGCAATAGACGCCCGCCACCGGCTGAACGAATGGCGACGGCAGCGCAACCTTGACCCGTTGCCCGCGTTCCCCGAAGCAGGGTTTATTGACCACCTGCAACCAATAATTATTTTGGCGATGAATACCGGCCTCCGCCGGGGGGAATTGTTCAGCCTGCTATGGTCTGACCTCGACCTGATCAATAATAGTTTGACTGTACGTGCCGCCGCTGCAAAAGGCGCAAGAAAGCGCCATGTTCCTCTAAACAAAACCGCCCGCGCCATGTTGAAACGCTGGGGGAAAGACAAAGACACCTCCGGCCTTGTGTTCCCCGGCAAAGGGGGCAAGCGTCTTGATAATATTTCGACATCATGGAGCAATCTTCTGACCGCTGCACAGATCGATGGGTTTAACTTCCACGACCTGCGCCACCATTTCGCCACCATGACACTAAAGGCCGGTTGTGACATTGTCACCCTCTCAAAGTTACTTGGTCACAAAACGCTTGAAATGACCCTGCGTTACGCCCACGTCACCGACGAAGCAGCGGTTTCCGCCGTTGACCGACTGGCCGAGGGTGGAGTATGA